The DNA window ACCCCAAATTTTGGTTCTTTGTATCGATACAAGTCTATTTGCCTTCCTTTTTTAATGTATTTATTAATTCATCCTTTAAAATTATCATTTGCCAAGAGCTGAGCTTTCATCGATTGCACAATGATTCTCAAAGCCTTAAATTTGCGGGCCAATGAAAAAACCTGTAATAATATTTGGTTCGGGCACAATGGCCATGCATGCTTTAGATATTTTCAAGAGCCATGATATCGTGGTTTATGGATTTCTTGATGATGATGAAGAGCGACACGGAAAATTGATCGATGATATATCTGTATTGGGGAATACCGATGATCATGGATTTCTAAAACTTATCAGTAAAAAAGCCGAAGCTTTTATTGCATTGGAAGAACTGGAAGAACGCGAGAAGGTCATCACAATGCTAACTGAAGATCGTAAAACGATGCCAATGAATGCCATTCATAATTCGGCAATTATTTCAGAATCAGCTTCTCTGGGTTATGGAAACTTTATTGCTGCCGGAGTGGTAATTCAAGCATTTGCCAAAATCGATCAGCATGTTCAGATTTTTGCCAATAGCAGTATTGGTGCAAAGACTAAAATATCAAATTTTGCACAAATTGGACAGAACGTATCGATCGGCGACGAGGTGGAAATAGGAGAGGGGGCATATATCGGAGCGAATGCAACAATAATTTCTGGTGTTAAAATTGGGAAAAATGCCAAAATAGGACCCGGATCGGTTGTTATTCATAAAGTTGAAAAAGA is part of the Hyphobacterium sp. CCMP332 genome and encodes:
- a CDS encoding NeuD/PglB/VioB family sugar acetyltransferase — its product is MKKPVIIFGSGTMAMHALDIFKSHDIVVYGFLDDDEERHGKLIDDISVLGNTDDHGFLKLISKKAEAFIALEELEEREKVITMLTEDRKTMPMNAIHNSAIISESASLGYGNFIAAGVVIQAFAKIDQHVQIFANSSIGAKTKISNFAQIGQNVSIGDEVEIGEGAYIGANATIISGVKIGKNAKIGPGSVVIHKVEKEARLFGNPAQNWKKN